The proteins below come from a single Thalassotalea ponticola genomic window:
- a CDS encoding S9 family peptidase — MKLLQRIFAILISLSVTSVQAIELHDFARDIENDLIRISPNGKHIAIRSVNEGKRNLVFVDTKTKKVTYAVNMSGEESIGYFDWVNDERVVISINSFYGPLDLTYSTGRLFAVNYDGSQPESIFGATAAVTETSSIRGRTGSKVSAGHAYIASLYKQDPRKIIISVSPWQNARHKEAANAEIYLLDVYTGKQRKLLRSPGRGNDILLDHNGEVRFAQGVNVDRTQDLFYRDVDGEWQSFDVGLDTSDGDIDPQGFSADNDKVYFIYYNSGDTGTLYSYQFSTQKLHKIYHNEYVEISDVLTNYKNQPYGIRIDEDYSNYLIFNDKVEHANVHKNLYAAFKGDSVEITSATEDGKILTVYVSGDRNPGTYYLYNTETNKAQFLTHRASWLDQKKLARVEPFHFTSRDGLKLTGYLTLPNGKKDANLPLIVHPHGGPHGPRDYWEYDWRTQAIASQGYAILQVNFRGSGGYGATFEQAGYQEWGRKIQHDIIDATKWAIASKVADKNRICIWGGSFGAYSAVQSAILAPDLYECVIGASGVYDLEMMFTDGDTPGHPYGRHYLNKVLGGIDHETIKPFSPVHNVDQLKAPILLIHGSADERTPISQAEALEKALRDKKHPYKTLYIDNEYHGFITPEHRVTTLQTMLDFIKEHIGS; from the coding sequence ATGAAGCTACTTCAGCGCATATTCGCCATACTTATCAGCTTAAGCGTCACGTCAGTTCAGGCGATCGAGCTGCACGATTTTGCTCGTGATATCGAAAACGATCTGATCAGAATCTCTCCAAATGGTAAGCACATTGCCATTCGCTCCGTCAACGAAGGCAAAAGAAACTTGGTGTTTGTTGATACCAAGACCAAAAAAGTAACCTATGCGGTTAACATGTCGGGTGAAGAGAGTATCGGCTATTTCGATTGGGTAAATGATGAACGTGTGGTGATCAGCATTAACTCATTTTACGGACCGTTAGACCTAACCTACTCTACGGGTCGTTTATTTGCGGTCAACTACGATGGCAGTCAGCCTGAATCAATATTTGGCGCAACTGCTGCGGTAACCGAGACCAGTTCAATACGAGGTCGAACAGGAAGTAAAGTATCTGCCGGTCACGCCTATATTGCCTCGCTTTATAAACAAGACCCTCGAAAAATTATTATTAGTGTGAGTCCCTGGCAAAATGCACGACATAAAGAGGCCGCCAACGCGGAGATCTACCTGCTTGACGTTTATACCGGCAAACAACGCAAACTGTTGCGCTCGCCAGGTCGAGGTAATGATATACTTCTTGATCACAATGGTGAAGTGCGATTTGCGCAGGGTGTTAATGTCGATAGAACTCAAGACCTGTTTTACCGAGACGTCGACGGTGAATGGCAATCGTTTGATGTTGGTCTAGATACCTCTGATGGTGATATCGACCCACAGGGATTCTCCGCAGACAATGACAAAGTGTATTTCATTTACTACAACAGTGGTGATACCGGAACCTTGTATTCTTATCAATTTTCAACGCAAAAATTGCATAAGATTTATCACAACGAGTACGTTGAAATCAGTGATGTGTTAACCAACTACAAAAACCAACCCTATGGTATTCGCATCGACGAAGACTACTCAAACTATCTGATTTTTAACGATAAGGTAGAGCACGCGAATGTACACAAAAACCTGTACGCCGCGTTTAAAGGCGACTCGGTCGAGATCACCAGTGCTACCGAAGACGGCAAAATTCTCACCGTATATGTGTCTGGTGATCGCAACCCAGGTACGTATTATTTATACAATACTGAAACCAATAAAGCCCAGTTTCTCACCCACCGAGCAAGCTGGCTTGATCAGAAAAAGCTTGCCCGAGTTGAGCCGTTTCACTTTACCAGTCGCGACGGCTTGAAGTTAACCGGTTATTTGACCTTACCAAATGGTAAGAAAGATGCTAACTTACCACTTATTGTTCACCCACACGGTGGACCGCACGGGCCACGTGATTATTGGGAATACGACTGGCGTACCCAAGCCATAGCATCTCAGGGTTATGCGATATTGCAAGTCAACTTTCGCGGTTCTGGCGGATACGGTGCAACATTTGAGCAAGCAGGCTATCAAGAGTGGGGACGCAAAATTCAACACGACATAATTGATGCCACTAAGTGGGCTATCGCCAGTAAGGTTGCCGATAAAAATCGAATTTGTATTTGGGGTGGCAGTTTTGGTGCTTATTCCGCGGTGCAAAGCGCTATTTTAGCGCCTGATTTATACGAATGTGTCATTGGCGCATCGGGTGTCTACGATTTAGAAATGATGTTTACTGATGGTGATACTCCCGGCCACCCGTACGGGCGCCACTACTTAAACAAAGTACTCGGCGGTATCGACCATGAAACCATTAAGCCATTTTCACCGGTTCACAATGTTGATCAATTAAAGGCGCCAATATTGTTGATTCACGGTAGTGCCGATGAACGCACGCCGATCTCACAAGCCGAAGCGTTGGAAAAAGCGTTACGCGATAAAAAACACCCTTATAAAACCTTGTATATCGACAACGAATACCACGGTTTTATCACCCCTGAACACCGAGTTACCACGCTGCAGACGATGCTGGACTTTATAAAAGAACACATCGGTAGTTAA
- the mutS gene encoding DNA mismatch repair protein MutS translates to MTNHLSDNANHTPMMRQYLTIKSEFPNILLFYRMGDFYELFYDDAKKAADLLDISLTARGKSGGNAIPMAGVPYHAVENYLAKLVQLGESVAICEQIGDPATSKGPVERKVVRIVTPGTLSDEALLQDKQDNLLVSVFEKSNQGFGIAYLDMSSGRFVICQPKTREQLQAELQRLNPAELLYPESFAAIDLINDLKGTRRRPDWEYDLATANKLLNEQFKTKQLSGFGVADYPLGLSAAGCLLQYVKDTQRGALPHIRSIKAQAYSSGVILDAATRKNLELTTNLAGGYDNTLASVLDKTASAMGSRLLKRWLHFPLRDVALLEQRQDAIADILQQDLQQDVYEVIKSIGDIERIVARIALRSARPRDFARLRNALTRLPELHQLSALCQAPLMQQLAEDVAPIEYLQQLLDNAIVENPPVLIRDGGVIAPGYNSELDELRSLSQGATDFLQQLEARERESSGIQTLKVGFNKVHGFYIEISRAQSQDVPEHYIRRQTLKNNERFVTHELKQHEEKVLSAQSRFLALEKRLYEQLFDLFEQYIEQLQHCAEAVASLDVLNTFAERAETLNYQRPKLTDQPGIHISAGRHPVVEQVTDDAFIANPVELNNQRRMLIITGPNMGGKSTYMRQTALITLLAHVGSFVPADSAEIGIVDRIFTRIGASDDLASGRSTFMVEMTETANILNNASERSLVLLDEIGRGTSTYDGLSLAWACAEYLAVKTQAFTLFASHYFELTQLAEQMPHVANVHLDAIEHDESIVFMHAVQEGAASKSFGLQVAQLAGVPKVVINRAKQRLSELESQSTPTVLTSTPMQVEQIDLFNEPHPVIQQIQQLSVDELTPKQALDLLYQLQREV, encoded by the coding sequence ATGACAAACCATCTTTCTGACAACGCCAATCACACGCCTATGATGCGGCAATATTTAACCATAAAATCGGAGTTTCCAAATATACTGCTGTTTTATCGCATGGGTGATTTTTACGAGTTATTCTATGACGATGCGAAAAAAGCCGCTGATTTACTTGATATATCCCTAACCGCACGTGGAAAGTCGGGCGGTAACGCAATCCCTATGGCGGGAGTACCCTACCACGCCGTTGAAAATTATTTGGCTAAGTTAGTGCAACTTGGCGAGTCTGTAGCCATTTGTGAGCAAATTGGCGATCCTGCGACAAGTAAAGGTCCCGTAGAGCGAAAGGTGGTTCGCATTGTTACTCCTGGTACCCTATCTGATGAAGCGCTACTGCAAGACAAGCAGGACAATTTATTGGTATCGGTGTTTGAAAAATCGAATCAAGGGTTTGGCATCGCCTATCTCGATATGAGCTCTGGCCGTTTTGTTATTTGCCAACCCAAAACCCGTGAGCAGTTGCAAGCCGAGTTACAACGTCTCAATCCAGCGGAGTTGCTTTACCCCGAGTCCTTTGCCGCTATCGACCTTATCAATGATTTAAAAGGCACACGTCGCAGACCTGATTGGGAATACGACTTAGCAACAGCAAACAAACTACTCAACGAGCAGTTTAAAACCAAACAGCTATCTGGGTTTGGTGTCGCCGATTATCCCTTGGGGCTCAGTGCCGCTGGCTGTTTATTGCAGTACGTCAAGGACACTCAACGCGGTGCTTTGCCACATATTAGATCGATCAAGGCTCAAGCCTATTCAAGCGGCGTTATTTTAGATGCAGCAACCCGTAAAAATCTCGAATTGACAACAAATCTCGCCGGAGGCTATGACAATACTTTAGCATCTGTGCTCGATAAAACCGCTTCCGCTATGGGCTCGCGCTTACTGAAGCGCTGGTTGCATTTTCCACTGCGCGATGTCGCCCTACTTGAACAACGCCAAGATGCAATCGCCGATATTCTGCAGCAAGATTTACAGCAGGATGTGTATGAGGTGATCAAAAGCATTGGCGACATTGAGCGCATAGTCGCGCGTATTGCGCTGCGCAGCGCACGCCCAAGAGATTTTGCCCGGTTGCGCAATGCGTTAACGCGACTGCCTGAATTACATCAGCTCTCGGCACTTTGCCAAGCACCGCTAATGCAGCAATTGGCCGAAGACGTAGCGCCGATAGAATATTTACAACAACTACTGGATAATGCCATTGTTGAGAATCCACCAGTTCTCATCCGCGACGGCGGTGTTATTGCACCTGGCTACAATAGTGAATTAGACGAACTTCGGTCACTTAGCCAAGGCGCCACAGATTTTCTCCAGCAATTGGAAGCCCGCGAACGAGAAAGCAGCGGTATTCAAACGTTAAAAGTTGGCTTCAACAAGGTACACGGCTTTTATATTGAAATCAGCCGCGCCCAGTCTCAGGATGTTCCCGAGCATTATATTCGCCGGCAAACGCTGAAAAATAATGAGCGCTTTGTTACCCACGAATTAAAACAACACGAGGAAAAAGTGCTCTCGGCACAAAGTCGTTTTTTGGCCCTTGAAAAACGCCTCTACGAGCAGTTGTTTGATTTATTTGAACAGTACATAGAACAATTACAGCACTGTGCTGAAGCAGTCGCTAGCTTAGATGTGCTCAACACCTTTGCCGAACGGGCTGAAACACTCAACTATCAACGTCCCAAGTTAACCGACCAACCGGGTATACACATCAGTGCCGGCCGTCACCCAGTAGTTGAACAAGTGACAGATGATGCTTTTATCGCCAATCCGGTTGAACTTAACAACCAACGGCGCATGTTAATAATTACCGGACCTAATATGGGCGGTAAGTCGACCTATATGCGACAAACCGCGTTGATCACCTTACTTGCCCACGTCGGTAGCTTTGTTCCCGCTGACAGCGCGGAAATTGGCATTGTTGACCGTATTTTTACTCGCATTGGCGCCTCTGATGACTTAGCCAGTGGTCGATCAACATTTATGGTTGAGATGACTGAGACCGCTAATATTCTCAATAATGCCAGCGAGCGCTCTCTGGTACTCTTAGATGAAATAGGCCGCGGTACGTCGACCTATGACGGCTTGTCGTTGGCATGGGCGTGCGCTGAATATTTGGCGGTTAAAACCCAAGCGTTTACCTTATTTGCTAGCCACTACTTTGAATTGACGCAACTGGCTGAGCAAATGCCACACGTCGCCAATGTGCATTTAGACGCAATAGAACACGACGAGAGCATTGTGTTTATGCATGCTGTGCAAGAAGGCGCGGCCTCAAAGAGCTTCGGTTTGCAAGTTGCACAGCTCGCTGGTGTCCCAAAAGTGGTGATCAATAGAGCGAAGCAGCGTTTGAGTGAGCTAGAGAGTCAGTCAACGCCAACCGTGCTGACGAGCACGCCGATGCAAGTCGAACAAATTGATCTGTTCAACGAACCTCATCCGGTGATACAGCAGATCCAACAATTATCGGTTGATGAGTTAACGCCCAAACAGGCACTGGATTTACTCTATCAATTACAGCGCGAAGTGTAA
- the metA gene encoding homoserine O-succinyltransferase, whose translation MPIKIPDSLPALSVLANENIFVMSQGRAQSQDIRPMQLAIVNLMPNKIETEIQLLRMLSNTPLQVNVDLVRLHLNEPKHTAKAHVDAFYVLFDDIKHKRYDGLIITGAPLAQLEYQQVSYWQKICDVFAWANSHVTSTLYSCWAAHAALYYRFGIERQLRQTKLSGVYRHQTMVANEPLTRGFDEYFLVPHSRFGQLPLDTYKQVEQLAILAHSAQAGVYLAATKDKKHVFVTGHPEYDATTLNDEYQRDLASGVSPHCPENYYPDDDPINTPVNSWRSHGSLLFTNWLNYYVYQITPYQLQHGNTQTVKR comes from the coding sequence GTGCCAATAAAAATACCGGATAGCCTACCGGCATTGTCGGTTTTGGCTAATGAAAATATCTTTGTTATGTCACAAGGGCGAGCGCAGAGCCAAGATATACGACCGATGCAGTTAGCGATTGTCAACTTAATGCCCAATAAAATTGAAACCGAAATTCAATTACTGCGCATGTTGTCAAATACACCGCTACAAGTAAATGTGGATTTAGTGCGTCTTCATCTCAATGAGCCAAAGCATACTGCCAAAGCCCATGTAGATGCGTTTTATGTACTATTTGATGATATTAAGCACAAGCGTTACGATGGGTTAATTATTACTGGCGCACCACTTGCTCAACTGGAGTACCAGCAGGTTTCCTACTGGCAAAAAATATGTGACGTATTCGCGTGGGCTAACAGCCACGTTACCTCAACTCTGTATTCGTGTTGGGCAGCGCACGCTGCATTGTACTATCGCTTTGGCATCGAGCGACAATTGCGACAAACCAAGCTATCCGGGGTTTATCGCCATCAAACCATGGTCGCCAACGAACCGTTAACCCGGGGATTTGACGAGTACTTTCTAGTACCCCATTCTCGGTTTGGGCAACTACCCTTGGATACCTATAAGCAAGTCGAGCAACTAGCCATATTAGCGCACTCGGCGCAAGCCGGAGTCTATTTAGCGGCGACAAAAGATAAGAAACACGTGTTTGTGACCGGCCATCCCGAGTATGACGCCACCACGTTAAACGACGAATATCAACGTGACTTAGCTTCTGGCGTATCGCCTCACTGTCCTGAAAACTATTATCCGGACGATGACCCAATAAACACACCGGTCAATAGTTGGCGCAGTCACGGTAGCTTGTTATTTACCAATTGGCTTAATTACTACGTGTATCAGATTACTCCATATCAATTGCAGCACGGCAATACGCAAACCGTTAAACGATAG
- the recA gene encoding recombinase RecA, whose product MDANKEKALAAALGQIERQFGKGSIMKLGENRSMDVETISTGSLSLDVALGAGGLPMGRIIEIYGPESSGKTTLTLEVIAEAQRNGKVCAFVDAEHALDPIYAEKLGVNIDDLLVSQPDTGEQALEICDMLTRSGAVDVIVVDSVAALTPKAEIEGDMGDSHMGLQARMLSQAMRKLTGNLKQSNTMMIFINQIRMKIGVMFGNPETTTGGNALKFYASVRLDIRRTGAVKEGDAITGNETRVKVVKNKIAPPFKQAEFQIMYGEGINNIGELIDLGVQHKLVEKAGAWYSCNGERIGQGKANACNFLKENPAMAKDLDTKLRALLLTPATPVEEALEEESE is encoded by the coding sequence ATGGATGCGAATAAAGAAAAGGCGTTAGCCGCGGCATTAGGCCAAATTGAACGTCAATTCGGAAAAGGTTCAATCATGAAATTAGGTGAGAACCGCAGCATGGATGTTGAAACAATTTCTACCGGTTCATTGTCGTTAGACGTTGCGCTTGGCGCAGGCGGTTTACCGATGGGACGCATCATCGAAATTTACGGTCCAGAGTCAAGTGGTAAAACAACGTTAACCCTTGAAGTTATTGCCGAAGCCCAACGCAACGGCAAAGTGTGTGCGTTCGTAGACGCCGAGCATGCCTTAGACCCAATTTACGCTGAAAAGTTAGGTGTGAACATTGACGACTTGTTGGTATCTCAGCCAGATACCGGTGAGCAAGCATTAGAAATTTGCGACATGCTAACGCGCTCAGGTGCCGTTGACGTTATCGTGGTTGACTCGGTAGCAGCGTTAACACCGAAAGCTGAAATTGAAGGTGACATGGGCGATAGCCACATGGGTCTACAAGCGCGTATGTTGTCGCAAGCTATGCGCAAACTTACCGGTAACCTTAAGCAATCAAATACGATGATGATTTTTATCAACCAGATTCGTATGAAAATTGGTGTGATGTTTGGTAATCCAGAAACCACAACTGGTGGTAATGCATTGAAATTCTACGCGTCAGTACGTCTAGATATTCGTCGTACAGGTGCGGTGAAAGAAGGTGATGCAATCACTGGTAACGAAACTCGCGTTAAAGTGGTTAAGAACAAAATTGCTCCACCGTTTAAACAAGCTGAATTCCAAATCATGTACGGTGAAGGTATCAACAACATCGGTGAGCTTATCGATTTAGGTGTACAACACAAGCTAGTTGAAAAAGCCGGTGCATGGTACAGCTGTAACGGTGAGCGTATCGGTCAAGGTAAAGCCAATGCCTGTAACTTCTTAAAAGAAAATCCAGCCATGGCTAAAGATTTAGATACTAAATTGCGCGCATTACTACTAACACCAGCGACGCCGGTAGAAGAAGCTCTAGAAGAAGAATCTGAATAA
- the metH gene encoding methionine synthase, whose protein sequence is MKSASALLIEQQLQQRILVLDGAMGTMIQQHQFSERDFRSERFAKWHCDVKGNNDLLVLTQPEAIKDIHRQYLLAGADIIETNSFNATRIAMADYDMQELSAEINLQAARIARQVADEITKLEPHKPRFVAGVLGPTNRTCSISPDVNNPAFRNISFNELALAYRESTAALIDGGVDIIMIETIFDTLNAKAAIFAVEEVFAECQMRLPIMISGTITDASGRTLSGQTTEAFYNSLRHANPIAIGLNCALGPVELRQYIEELSYISDFAISAHPNAGLPNAFGEYDFTVADMNAHIKEWAESGFLNIVGGCCGTTPEHIKGIADTVKDIKPRVVKSQPIACRLSGLEALNIDQNSLFVNVGERTNVTGSAIFRRLITEQKYDDAIAVALQQVENGAQIIDINMDEGMLDSQAAMVTFLNLVAGEPDIAKVPIMLDSSKWEIIEAGLQCIQGKGIVNSISLKEGEQEFKRQAELIRRYGAAVIIMAFDEVGQADTKQRKVEICQRAYRILVDELNFPPEDIIFDPNIFAIATGIEEHDNYAVDFIEATREIKQTLPHAMISGGVSNVSFSFRGNNPVREAIHAVFLFHAIKNGMDMGIVNAGQLAIYQDIAKDLLVAVEDVVLNRDSGATERLLTIAEQYRDQATGKTSKADLAWRELPVNKRLEHALVKGINEYIVADTEQARLGAEHPLQVIEGPLMDGMNVVGDLFGEGQMFLPQVVKSARVMKQAVAHLQPFIEATKTTSKSNGKILLATVKGDVHDIGKNIVGVVLQCNNFEVIDLGVMVPCEKILQVAKQEEVDIIGLSGLITPSLDEMVHVAKEMQRLDFNLPLLIGGATTSKAHTAVKIDQQYQHPVIYVANASRSVSVVSALLNDKLKADLMQRTEKEYQTIRQRHLQKSPRSELISLADARANAFVADYSNYTPVKPNKLGVTVLNGLDLNVVRNYIDWTPFFLTWQLSGKYPAILEHELIGEEASKLFNDANRMLDELVANSSIEARAVLGLFPAASDGDDIVVYADESKQQVIARLAHLRQQTAKPAGQFNRCLSDYVASQDSDIDDYIGAFAVSSGFGVDDLVAKYDAEHDTYNSILLKAVADRLAEASAEYLHEQVRKHYWGYCPDEDFDNASLIREQYQGIRPAPGYPACPEHTEKQTLWDLLNVEHNIGMQLTSSYAMWPGAAVSGWYFAHPQSKYFAVAKVDQQQAESYAKRKGWSLSEAEKWLAPNLNYEP, encoded by the coding sequence GTGAAATCAGCATCGGCATTATTAATAGAACAACAATTACAACAGCGCATATTAGTCCTCGATGGCGCCATGGGGACGATGATTCAGCAACACCAGTTTAGCGAGCGTGATTTTCGCAGTGAGCGCTTTGCCAAGTGGCATTGTGACGTAAAGGGCAATAACGATTTACTGGTACTAACCCAACCTGAGGCAATCAAAGACATCCATCGTCAATACTTGCTCGCTGGTGCGGATATCATCGAAACCAACAGCTTTAATGCCACACGCATTGCCATGGCAGATTACGATATGCAAGAGTTATCGGCCGAAATCAATTTACAAGCTGCCCGTATAGCTCGCCAAGTGGCCGATGAAATCACCAAGCTTGAGCCGCACAAACCGCGTTTTGTTGCAGGGGTGTTAGGGCCGACCAATCGCACCTGTTCTATTTCGCCAGACGTTAATAATCCGGCATTTCGCAACATCAGTTTTAATGAACTCGCCTTAGCGTATCGCGAATCTACCGCAGCACTGATCGACGGCGGCGTTGATATCATTATGATTGAGACCATCTTCGATACGTTAAACGCTAAGGCCGCCATTTTTGCCGTTGAAGAGGTCTTTGCCGAATGTCAAATGCGTTTACCAATTATGATCTCCGGCACCATCACCGATGCTTCGGGACGGACACTTTCCGGCCAAACGACAGAGGCGTTTTATAACTCACTGCGTCATGCTAATCCAATTGCGATCGGCCTTAATTGTGCGCTTGGTCCCGTGGAGCTACGCCAATACATTGAAGAGCTCAGTTATATCAGCGATTTTGCCATATCGGCACACCCCAATGCCGGATTACCAAACGCCTTTGGTGAATACGACTTTACAGTGGCCGATATGAATGCGCATATTAAAGAGTGGGCTGAATCAGGTTTTTTAAACATTGTTGGCGGTTGTTGTGGTACCACACCCGAGCACATTAAAGGCATTGCTGATACGGTAAAAGATATTAAACCAAGAGTGGTCAAGTCGCAGCCTATCGCCTGTCGCTTATCGGGTTTAGAAGCGTTGAATATTGATCAAAACAGCTTGTTTGTAAACGTCGGTGAGCGCACCAATGTTACCGGCTCTGCTATTTTTAGGCGCCTTATTACCGAACAAAAATACGATGACGCCATAGCCGTGGCGTTACAACAGGTGGAAAACGGCGCACAAATTATCGACATCAACATGGATGAGGGCATGCTTGATAGTCAAGCGGCTATGGTGACCTTTCTCAACCTTGTTGCTGGCGAGCCGGATATTGCCAAAGTGCCCATTATGCTCGACTCGTCAAAATGGGAGATTATTGAAGCTGGCCTGCAATGTATACAAGGCAAGGGCATTGTTAACTCCATCTCGTTAAAGGAAGGCGAGCAAGAATTTAAACGCCAAGCTGAGCTTATTCGCCGTTATGGTGCTGCCGTTATCATTATGGCGTTTGATGAAGTAGGTCAAGCGGACACTAAGCAGCGCAAAGTGGAGATTTGTCAGCGCGCCTATCGAATTTTGGTCGACGAGCTGAACTTTCCACCCGAAGACATCATTTTTGACCCAAACATTTTTGCCATCGCCACCGGCATCGAAGAGCACGATAACTACGCGGTCGACTTTATCGAAGCTACGCGTGAAATAAAGCAAACCTTACCGCACGCGATGATCTCGGGCGGCGTGTCCAATGTGTCGTTCTCGTTTCGCGGCAATAACCCGGTGCGCGAAGCGATTCACGCGGTGTTTTTATTTCACGCCATTAAAAACGGCATGGATATGGGCATTGTCAATGCTGGTCAGTTAGCGATTTATCAAGACATAGCTAAAGATTTGTTAGTTGCTGTTGAAGATGTTGTGCTTAACCGTGATAGTGGCGCGACTGAGCGGTTGCTAACCATAGCCGAACAATATCGCGACCAAGCGACAGGGAAAACATCTAAGGCTGATTTGGCGTGGCGCGAGTTACCAGTAAATAAACGCTTAGAGCATGCATTGGTGAAAGGCATTAATGAATATATCGTTGCCGATACCGAACAGGCTCGTCTCGGCGCTGAACATCCGCTGCAAGTGATTGAAGGGCCATTGATGGATGGCATGAATGTCGTTGGCGACTTATTTGGTGAAGGACAAATGTTTTTGCCGCAAGTGGTGAAATCTGCACGAGTAATGAAACAAGCGGTGGCGCATTTGCAACCGTTTATCGAAGCGACCAAAACCACCAGTAAATCCAATGGCAAAATTTTATTGGCAACGGTAAAAGGCGATGTGCATGACATAGGTAAAAACATTGTTGGCGTGGTATTGCAGTGCAATAACTTTGAGGTGATCGATCTTGGGGTGATGGTGCCCTGCGAGAAAATCTTACAAGTGGCTAAACAAGAAGAGGTTGATATCATTGGCTTGTCAGGGCTTATTACTCCAAGTCTTGATGAGATGGTACACGTGGCGAAAGAAATGCAACGCCTTGATTTTAATTTGCCTTTGTTAATCGGCGGCGCGACTACCTCAAAGGCGCATACTGCGGTGAAGATTGATCAGCAATATCAACACCCTGTGATATATGTTGCCAATGCCTCGCGTTCGGTGTCTGTTGTCAGCGCACTGTTAAATGACAAACTTAAAGCTGATTTAATGCAGCGCACTGAAAAAGAGTACCAAACCATTCGTCAGCGCCACTTACAAAAAAGCCCTCGTAGCGAACTGATATCGTTAGCTGATGCACGTGCTAATGCATTTGTGGCCGACTATAGCAACTACACCCCCGTTAAACCGAATAAGCTTGGGGTAACGGTATTGAATGGGCTTGACTTAAATGTCGTGCGTAATTACATCGATTGGACGCCATTTTTCTTAACCTGGCAATTGTCGGGTAAATACCCCGCCATTCTCGAACATGAACTGATTGGCGAAGAAGCCAGTAAGCTTTTTAATGATGCCAACCGCATGCTCGATGAGTTAGTTGCCAATAGCAGCATTGAAGCGCGAGCGGTGTTAGGCTTATTCCCAGCAGCGAGCGACGGCGATGATATTGTCGTCTACGCCGACGAGAGCAAACAGCAGGTTATTGCGAGACTCGCCCATTTGCGACAACAAACCGCCAAACCAGCAGGTCAGTTTAACCGGTGTTTGAGTGATTACGTAGCAAGCCAAGATTCAGACATTGACGATTACATCGGCGCGTTTGCCGTCTCATCGGGGTTTGGTGTTGATGACTTAGTGGCAAAGTACGACGCTGAGCACGACACCTACAATTCTATTTTACTCAAAGCGGTTGCCGATCGCTTAGCCGAAGCGAGCGCAGAGTATTTACATGAGCAAGTGCGCAAACACTATTGGGGTTACTGCCCTGATGAAGACTTTGATAATGCGTCATTAATCCGCGAGCAATACCAAGGTATTCGTCCTGCACCGGGATACCCCGCCTGCCCTGAGCACACCGAAAAACAAACCCTTTGGGATTTGCTTAATGTTGAACACAATATTGGTATGCAGCTCACCTCAAGTTATGCCATGTGGCCAGGAGCGGCCGTCAGCGGTTGGTACTTTGCCCATCCTCAAAGCAAGTATTTTGCGGTGGCAAAAGTCGACCAACAACAAGCCGAAAGTTATGCCAAGCGCAAAGGTTGGTCATTAAGCGAAGCAGAAAAGTGGCTCGCGCCGAATTTGAATTACGAACCTTAA